One Phaeodactylum tricornutum CCAP 1055/1 chromosome 28, whole genome shotgun sequence DNA window includes the following coding sequences:
- a CDS encoding predicted protein, with protein MNIYGKLLVACVLQTNVWGTAAFVTQKSKGFAFRGTDGLSPTVSYLDSNGKGSYMASSKLASSEGSTQGEGVMDNSQSRGPSSSSPASVLDARLTALEQQQNRGAQGGGRPQNQPRKLWDSRSAVIVQGGSLKTWSFPNPSVERVQVVMNTEGRPLDADIELWQGPDNTPFKMRVYVEDGSLRPFRAVIETPRGPNTIAIRNTGHLEFPLSSYVMAGSADNGFVASSIDESTPRIIQGGALRTYPFNPSVESVQVALRTDGRPLNARIELLQGPNNNKQVIELYTEDGMDRPFFAVIETPGSGNVVRVVNTATVEFPMTALVEAYQVGNSRSNANTVIGGEGGGFMDRSW; from the exons ATGAACATCTACGGCAAACTTCTGGTGGCATGTGTCCTCCAAACTAATGTTTGGGGGACCGCTGCTTTCGTTACCCAAAAGTCGAAGGGGTTTGCTTTCAGAGGAACAGATGGGTTATCGCCAACTGTGTCATACTTGGATAGCAACGGGAAAGGATCGTACATGGCTTCATCCAAATTGGCGTCCTCCGAAGGGTCGACACAAGGCGAAGGTGTTATGGACAACAGTCAATCTAGGGGACCCTCTAGTAGTAGCCCAGCG AGCGTATTGGACGCACGTCTTACTGCCCTagaacaacagcaaaacCGTGGGGCACAAGGCGGTGGACGTCCCCAAAACCAACCGAGGAAGCTTTGGGATAGCAGATCGGCAGTAATAGTTCAAGGAGGATCTTTGAAGACATGGTCTTTCCCTAACCCCTCGGTTGAGAGAGTCCAGGTTGTGATGAACACAGAAGGTCGTCCGCTGGATGCCGACATCGAATTGTGGCAGGGACCTGATAACACTCCATTCAAAATGCGAGTGTACGTTGAGGACGGTAGCTTGCGCCCATTTCGCGCAGTGATTGAAACTCCGCGCGGACCCAATACGATCGCGATTCGCAACACGGGTCACCTCGAGTTCCCTTTGTCTTCCTACGTAATGGCTGGCTCTGCGGACAATGGTTTTGTTGCCAGTTCAATCGACGAAAGTACCCCAAGAATAATCCAGGGTGGAGCCTTGCGCACATACCCGTTCAACCCGTCTGTCGAAAGCGTGCAAGTTGCTTTGCGAACGGACGGACGTCCATTGAACGCAAGAATTGAGCTGTTGCAGGggcccaacaacaacaagcagGTTATTGAGCTTTACACCGAAGACGGAATGGATCGTCCTTTTTTCGCCGTCATTGAGACACCCGGAAGCGGAAATGTTGTGCGAGTTGTCAACACAGCAACCGTCGAATTCCCCATGACCGCCTTGGTTGAGGCTTACCAGGTCGGAAACAGCAGATCCAACGCAAACACTGTGATCGGAGGCGAAGGAGGCGGGTTCATGGACCGTTCATGGTAG